From a single Lolium rigidum isolate FL_2022 chromosome 7, APGP_CSIRO_Lrig_0.1, whole genome shotgun sequence genomic region:
- the LOC124675291 gene encoding uncharacterized oxidoreductase At1g06690, chloroplastic-like — translation MALQVAGGAGCCGCLPLLGPRRRAAAFLPPRAVASDGAAVEDGSKTVLGGSGVAVTKLGIGAWSWGDTTYWNDFQWDDRKLKAAKGAFDASIDSGITFFDTAEVYGAGVSGAINSESLLGRFIKERQQKEVVEVAIATKFAALPWRLGRGSVLSALKSSLSRLGVSSVESYQLHWPGIWGNEGYLDGLADAYEQGLVKSVGVSNYSEKRLRDAYKRLKDRGVPLASNQVNYSLIYRNPEENGVKATCDELGITLIAYSPIAQGALTGKYTPANPPTGPRGRIYTSDFLSKLQPLINKIKEIGGSYDKTSTQVVLNWLICQGNVVPIPGAKNAEQASEFAGALGWSLTDQEVEELRSLAREVKPVMGFPVEKL, via the exons ATGGCCCTGCAGGTCGCCGGCGGCGCGGGCTGCTGCGGCTGCCTCCCGCTCCTCGGCCCGCGGCGGCGCGCCGCGGCGTTCCTGCCGCCCCGCGCGGTGGCGTCCGATGGCGCCGCGGTGGAGGACGGCAGCAAGACCGTGCTGGGCGGGTCCGGCGTGGCGGTcaccaagctcggcatcggggccTGGTCCTGGGGCGACACCACGTACTGGAACGACTTCCAGTGGGACG ATAGGAAACTCAAGGCAGCTAAGGGAGCATTCGATGCGAGCATCGATAGTGGAATAACCTTCTTTGACACTGCAGAAGTATATGGTGCAGGG GTATCAGGGGCGATAAATTCAGAAAGCTTGCTAGGAAG GTTTATCAAGGAAAGGCAACAAAAagaagtggttgaggtggccattGCAACAAAGTTTGCAGCTCTTCCATGGAGGTTAGGCCGGGGAAGTGTTCTCTCTGCACTCAAGAGCTCACTTTCCCGCCTTGGAGTCTCCTCCGTCGAGTCATACCAACTCCATTG GCCAGGGATATGGGGAAACGAAG GTTACCTTGACGGCCTTGCTGATGCTTATGAGCAAGGTCTCGTAAAATCCGTTGGAGTCTCAAACTACAGCG AGAAACGTCTGCGTGATGCTTACAAGCGCCTCAAGGACAGGGGAGTTCCACTTGCTTCAAACCAAGTAAATTACAGTCTGATTTACAGGAACCCTGAGGAAAATGGGGTGAAGGCAACGTGTGATGAGCTTGGTATTACTTTGATTGCATATTCCCCAATAGCCCAAG gTGCTTTGACAGGAAAATACACACCAGCTAATCCTCCAACTGGACCTCGTGGACGGATATACACTTCTGACTTCCTGTCCAAG CTCCAGCCACTTATTAACAAGATTAAGGAAATTGGAGGAAGCTATGACAAGACCTCAACTCAG GTGGTTCTGAACTGGCTGATTTGCCAGGGCAACGTGGTGCCGATCCCGGGGGCGAAGAATGCAGAGCAGGCAAGTGAGTTTGCCGGCGCACTCGGGTGGAGCCTGACGGATCAGGAGGTGGAAGAGCTACGGTCCCTGGCGCGCGAGGTCAAGCCCGTCATGGGGTTCCCGGTCGAGAAGCTGTAA
- the LOC124675129 gene encoding uncharacterized oxidoreductase At1g06690, chloroplastic-like, with protein MASLQVGAGGGVGFCFGPLDGGRRRARRAVLRPPRASATVAEDQEKVRLGESSVAVSKLGIGAWSWGDTTYWNDSEWDDRRLKEAKAAFDASVDSGMTFFDTAEVYGTALMGAVNSESLLGDFIRERKKQGAVDVTVATKFAALPWRFGRGSVLSALKKSLERLGLPSVELYQLHWPGLWGNEGYLDGLADAYDQGLVKAVGVSNYNEKRLRDAHARLKKRGVPLAVNQVNYSLIYRTPEENGVKAACDELGVTLIAYSPIAQGVLSGKYTPENPPTGPRGNTYTPEFLTKLQPLMNRIKEIGVSYGKNPTQVSLNWLTCQGNVVPIPGAKNAGQAMEFAGALGWSLTADEVEELRTLAREIKGIKMPIEES; from the exons ATGGCGTCGTTGCAGgtcggcgccggcggtggcgtgGGGTTCTGCTTCGGCCCATTGGACGGAGGCCGGCGGAGGGCGAGGAGGGCAGTGCTGCGGCCGCCGAGGGCGTCGGCGACGGTGGCGGAGGATCAGGAGAAGGTGAGGCTGGGCGAGTCTAGCGTGGCGGtgagcaagctcggcatcggcgcATGGTCGTGGGGCGACACCACTTACTGGAACGACTCCGAGTGGGACG ACAGGAGACTGAAGGAGGCTAAAGCAGCGTTCGACGCCAGCGTCGACAGCGGGATGACCTTCTTCGACACCGCTGAAGTATACGGCACGGCG CTCATGGGAGCAGTGAATTCAGAAAGTCTACTGGGAGA TTTCATCAGAGAGAGGAAGAAGCAGGGGGCAGTGGACGTGACGGTGGCGACCAAGTTCGCGGCGCTACCGTGGAGGTTCGGCCGCGGCAGCGTCCTCTCCGCGCTCAAGAAGTCGCTGGAAcgcctgggcctcccctccgtcGAGCTCTACCAGCTCCACTG GCCGGGGCTATGGGGAAACGAAG GGTACCTTGATGGCCTTGCTGACGCGTACGACCAAGGTCTCGTCAAGGCTGTCGGAGTCTCCAACTACAATG AGAAACGGCTCCGAGACGCGCACGCGCGGCTGAAGAAGAGGGGCGTCCCGCTCGCCGTCAACCAGGTGAACTACAGCCTCATCTACAGGACGCCCGAGGAGAACGGCGTCAAGGCCGCCTGCGACGAGCTCGGCGTCACCCTCATCGCCTATTCTCCAATCGCCCAAG GTGTTCTGTCAGGGAAATACACTCCGGAGAACCCGCCTACGGGTCCTCGAGGAAATACATACACTCCCGAGTTTCTCACCAAG CTCCAACCACTCATGAACAGAATCAAAGAGATTGGAGTGAGCTACGGCAAGAACCCAACTCAG GTGTCTCTGAACTGGCTGACCTGCCAGGGCAATGTGGTGCCGATCCCAGGGGCGAAGAACGCCGGGCAGGccatggagttcgccggcgcgctCGGGTGGAGCCTCACCGCCGACGAGGTCGAGGAGCTGCGGACCCTCGCGCGCGAGATCAAAGGCATCAAGATGCCCATCGAGGAGTCGTGA